From Anopheles arabiensis isolate DONGOLA chromosome 3, AaraD3, whole genome shotgun sequence, a single genomic window includes:
- the LOC120902520 gene encoding uncharacterized protein LOC120902520, which yields MKYKSYLYRHRDGFEHENQIDDGTGPSGTSNVAEQGMNSSQGSDALAQDNIIGETFYEGEAAYLSEADDDVIDYLMESSDDDIDPAASDDPFSAEDALRQWAISTNQTYDSIAQVIDIVRKESSCNLPKDARTLLKINRNISADILTVEGGQYWYYGVQKCLTNKLSDTSLNSDTTLLLNVSINV from the exons ATGAAATATAAGTCTTACTTGTATCGCCACCGTGATGGTTTCGAACATGAAAACCAGATAGATGACGGTACCGGCCCTAGTGGAACTTCTAATG TAGCTGAACAAGGTATGAATTCTTCACAAGGCAGTGATGCACTTGCACAGGATAATATCATCGGTGAAACTTTCTACGAAGGGGAAGCTGCTTATCTATCAGAAGCCGATGATGATGTAATCGACTATTTAATGGAAAGTTCGGATGATGATATAGATCCAGCAGCATCAGATGACCCATTCTCTGCTGAAGATGCTTTGCGTCAATGGGCAATatcaacaaaccaaacatacGACTCGATTGCCCAAGTGATAGATATAGTTCGAAAAGAGAGTTCCTGTAACCTACCTAAAGACGCTAGAACCCTActaaaaatcaatcgaaatATTTCGGCTGATATCCTGACGGTAGAAGGTGGTCAGTACTGGTATTATGGAGTGCAGAAATGTCTCACGAACAAGCTAAG TGATACATCTCTGAATTCGGACACCACACTCTTGCTTAATGTATCCATCAATGTGTAG